Proteins found in one Roseovarius pelagicus genomic segment:
- a CDS encoding ATP-dependent DNA helicase → MTQTALTYSEDQAEAHDRIVEALRGAGVDLENGTLLPPKEGKQSVLAVIGKAGSGKTLLLAELYRAMEQAGVDIVSGDYESRKRRDKRTLAILAPTNKAASVLRMRGVPATTIHRILYTPVYDPEYEKIAEWLAGNGERPEIEGLTDVALDRAHAFYQTNKSIPGALAAAGLRGSDFITGWKRREEPLDIGFVDEASMLDERQMDDLKEIFPTLLLFGDPAQLAPVNQSGAMVFETLPAPAKLELHRIHRQDADNPILDLAHALADPALEFSDFERMVEEKSRVDDRVQFAQRVEVDLMARSPVLVWRNATRIRLITAFRAVHGAPDTALLEGEPLICDGIELPLKHRKKRLDLEARGLIKGAQVIYLGPGRKPGFSRLHVIGAEDPQVSAASIVKIEKPDEEEPFIPFAANMGATFLHGAAVTIHKAQGSQWETVQVFAPDLYVAARMGRVEAGQPLWKRLAYVAITRAQERLCWVVRNRLSKPEHALRVDDLRSAPAPLTLEAETLE, encoded by the coding sequence ATGACCCAGACCGCGCTTACATATTCCGAAGATCAGGCCGAAGCCCATGATCGTATTGTCGAGGCTTTGCGTGGCGCGGGCGTCGACCTGGAAAACGGCACGTTACTCCCCCCGAAAGAGGGCAAACAGAGCGTTCTGGCCGTCATCGGAAAGGCGGGTTCCGGCAAAACGTTGCTTTTGGCAGAACTCTACCGCGCGATGGAACAGGCCGGGGTTGATATCGTCTCGGGCGATTACGAAAGCCGCAAACGTCGCGATAAGCGCACGCTTGCGATCCTCGCCCCTACAAACAAAGCCGCCAGCGTCCTGCGCATGCGTGGCGTACCTGCGACCACCATCCACCGCATTCTCTATACCCCGGTCTACGATCCCGAATACGAAAAGATCGCCGAATGGTTGGCCGGAAATGGTGAGCGCCCTGAGATCGAGGGACTGACCGACGTGGCGCTGGATCGCGCCCACGCGTTCTATCAAACCAACAAATCTATTCCCGGTGCCTTGGCGGCGGCGGGGCTGCGCGGCAGTGATTTTATCACTGGCTGGAAACGCCGGGAGGAGCCACTCGATATCGGCTTTGTCGACGAGGCCAGCATGCTGGACGAACGCCAGATGGACGACCTGAAAGAGATTTTTCCAACGCTCCTGCTCTTTGGCGATCCCGCGCAGTTGGCTCCGGTCAATCAATCCGGTGCGATGGTTTTTGAGACATTGCCCGCCCCGGCCAAGCTGGAATTGCACCGCATACACCGACAGGACGCGGATAACCCCATCCTTGATCTGGCTCATGCGCTGGCTGATCCGGCGCTGGAGTTTTCTGACTTCGAACGCATGGTCGAAGAAAAATCACGCGTGGACGACCGTGTTCAGTTCGCCCAACGCGTCGAAGTCGACTTGATGGCACGCTCCCCGGTTCTGGTCTGGCGCAACGCCACGCGCATCCGGCTGATCACCGCATTCCGCGCCGTGCATGGCGCACCCGACACGGCACTGCTGGAGGGCGAGCCGCTGATCTGTGATGGGATCGAATTGCCGCTCAAGCACCGCAAGAAACGGCTCGATCTAGAGGCGCGCGGCCTGATCAAAGGCGCTCAGGTGATATACCTCGGGCCGGGTCGCAAACCAGGGTTTTCACGGCTGCATGTGATCGGTGCCGAAGACCCACAAGTGAGCGCCGCTAGCATTGTGAAAATCGAAAAGCCGGACGAAGAGGAACCCTTCATCCCCTTCGCGGCCAATATGGGTGCCACCTTTCTGCACGGCGCTGCGGTCACGATTCACAAGGCGCAGGGCAGCCAGTGGGAAACAGTGCAGGTCTTTGCGCCTGATCTCTATGTCGCTGCCCGCATGGGCCGGGTAGAGGCGGGCCAACCCCTGTGGAAGCGGCTGGCCTACGTTGCCATCACCCGCGCGCAGGAACGGCTGTGCTGGGTTGTGCGCAATCGTCTGTCCAAGCCCGAACACGCGCTGCGCGTCGACGACCTGCGCAGTGCGCCCGCCCCCCTCACCCTCGAAGCGGAGACACTGGAATGA
- a CDS encoding phosphomannomutase/phosphoglucomutase has protein sequence MIAPTGFREYDARWQYPEAINLPGITALGLGLGTQMRRRGIEPVIAVGNDYRDYSLSIKNALMLGLMQAGIHVKDIGPALSPMAYFAQFHLDAPAVAMVTASHNPNGWTGVKMGFERPLTHGPDEMAELRDIVLEGQGQSHEGGRYEFVPGVREAYLDDLVGDFKMTRKLKVVCATGNGTASAFAPELFNRLGVEVVPSHNALDYTFPHYNPNPEAMEMLRDMSASVKASGADFALGFDGDGDRCGVVDDEGEEIFADKVGVIMARDFARLYPGSTFVADVKSTGLFASDPELQAHGAKADYWKTGHSHMKRRVKEIGALAGFEKSGHYFLAEPVGRGYDCGLRVAVEICKLMDRNPDKSMSDLRRALPVTYATPTMSPYCADTEKYDVLERLVSKLVAKHDAGETLAGRAIAQVVTVNGARVILDNGSWGLVRASSNTPNLVVVCESSDSEAEMRAIFADIDAVIRTEPSVGDYDQTI, from the coding sequence ATGATCGCACCCACCGGTTTCCGCGAATATGACGCACGCTGGCAGTACCCCGAGGCGATCAATCTGCCCGGCATCACCGCGCTTGGGCTGGGTCTGGGCACCCAGATGCGGCGACGCGGGATCGAACCGGTGATCGCCGTCGGCAACGACTATCGGGACTATTCGCTGTCGATCAAAAATGCGCTGATGCTTGGGCTGATGCAGGCAGGCATCCACGTTAAGGATATCGGCCCGGCGTTATCGCCAATGGCCTATTTCGCACAGTTCCATCTGGATGCACCCGCCGTGGCCATGGTCACGGCATCGCATAATCCCAACGGCTGGACCGGCGTGAAGATGGGCTTTGAACGTCCGTTGACCCACGGCCCCGATGAGATGGCCGAGTTGCGCGATATCGTACTGGAGGGACAAGGCCAATCGCACGAGGGTGGGCGCTATGAATTCGTCCCCGGCGTGCGCGAGGCCTATCTCGATGACCTCGTCGGCGATTTCAAAATGACCCGCAAGCTGAAGGTTGTCTGCGCCACCGGCAATGGCACCGCATCCGCATTTGCACCCGAACTGTTCAACCGGCTGGGTGTCGAGGTCGTGCCGTCGCATAACGCACTCGACTATACCTTTCCACACTACAACCCGAACCCTGAAGCGATGGAAATGCTCCGCGACATGAGCGCATCGGTCAAAGCATCGGGTGCCGATTTCGCCCTTGGCTTTGACGGTGACGGCGACCGTTGCGGCGTGGTGGACGATGAGGGAGAAGAGATTTTTGCCGACAAGGTTGGTGTGATCATGGCGCGGGATTTTGCCCGCCTTTATCCCGGCAGCACTTTTGTCGCAGATGTCAAATCCACCGGGCTCTTTGCGTCCGACCCGGAACTTCAGGCGCATGGGGCCAAGGCCGATTACTGGAAAACCGGTCATAGCCACATGAAACGGCGGGTCAAGGAAATCGGCGCGCTGGCGGGTTTTGAAAAATCCGGCCATTATTTTCTCGCCGAACCTGTGGGCCGTGGATACGATTGCGGCCTGCGCGTGGCTGTCGAAATTTGCAAGCTGATGGATCGCAACCCGGATAAATCCATGTCCGACCTGCGCCGTGCCTTGCCAGTGACATATGCCACGCCCACCATGTCGCCCTATTGTGCCGATACCGAAAAATACGACGTACTGGAGCGGCTGGTGTCCAAGCTGGTCGCCAAACACGATGCGGGCGAAACACTCGCCGGTCGCGCCATCGCGCAAGTTGTCACCGTCAACGGCGCACGCGTCATCCTCGACAATGGCAGTTGGGGTCTTGTTCGGGCGTCGTCGAATACGCCAAATCTGGTCGTGGTCTGCGAGAGCAGCGACAGCGAGGCAGAAATGCGGGCGATTTTTGCCGATATCGATGCCGTGATCCGGACCGAGCCATCCGTCGGAGACTATGATCAGACGATCTGA
- a CDS encoding permease — protein sequence MADIASPSPRPSLWSRIGKVWITMALILAVVWVLDPPQLWPTITFTANALLHTAPFIAFAVFAVAYLKATGAERLVAKVFQGNQVRMIFMAALMGGLSPFCSCEVIPFIAAMLALGAPLGAVMAFWLASPLMDPAMFAITSGTLGWEFAAAKAVAAVGVGLFGGFATMLTARSVIFAEPLREKPQIGGCCGSKRPYEGAPVWRFWTEADRRDTFRATGLENAAFLLKWLTLAYMIEALMLTYVPADMVAGVLGGSGIGPIILGALVGAPAYLNGYAAVPLIDALLAQGMSNGAAMSFVIAGGVSCIPAAIAVWALVKPRIFIAYLGFAFVGAVLAGLAWQAIA from the coding sequence ATGGCTGATATAGCTTCCCCTTCTCCGCGCCCGTCACTCTGGTCGCGTATCGGCAAAGTCTGGATCACGATGGCGTTGATCCTGGCTGTGGTTTGGGTGCTGGATCCACCACAACTCTGGCCGACGATCACATTCACCGCGAATGCGCTGCTGCACACCGCGCCCTTCATCGCCTTTGCCGTCTTTGCCGTGGCCTATCTCAAGGCGACCGGTGCCGAACGGTTGGTGGCAAAGGTGTTTCAGGGCAATCAGGTCCGCATGATTTTCATGGCCGCGCTAATGGGCGGGCTGTCCCCATTCTGTAGTTGCGAGGTGATCCCGTTCATCGCGGCGATGCTGGCGCTCGGTGCGCCGTTGGGGGCTGTCATGGCCTTTTGGCTGGCCTCCCCACTGATGGACCCGGCGATGTTTGCCATCACCAGCGGCACGCTCGGTTGGGAGTTTGCTGCGGCCAAGGCTGTGGCAGCTGTGGGGGTCGGCCTCTTTGGTGGCTTTGCGACCATGCTGACGGCACGTAGCGTGATCTTTGCCGAACCACTGAGAGAGAAACCGCAGATCGGCGGGTGCTGCGGGTCGAAAAGACCCTATGAAGGTGCGCCAGTCTGGCGGTTCTGGACCGAGGCGGATCGTCGAGACACTTTCCGCGCCACTGGTCTGGAAAACGCCGCGTTCCTGCTGAAATGGCTGACACTGGCATACATGATCGAGGCACTGATGCTGACCTATGTACCGGCTGATATGGTGGCTGGCGTGCTGGGCGGGTCCGGAATTGGCCCGATTATCCTCGGCGCATTGGTCGGGGCGCCTGCTTATCTTAACGGCTATGCTGCCGTGCCTTTAATTGACGCACTGCTGGCGCAAGGGATGAGCAACGGTGCCGCGATGAGCTTTGTCATCGCTGGCGGGGTTAGCTGTATACCTGCCGCGATTGCCGTCTGGGCATTGGTCAAACCACGGATATTCATTGCCTATCTGGGGTTTGCCTTTGTCGGGGCCGTGTTGGCGGGGCTTGCATGGCAGGCCATTGCCTGA
- a CDS encoding capsule biosynthesis protein gives MTTKPKARKFRIKRSPTAAHPQETAPQAPEAVESRQAAAPQAQAPQAAAPPQARTGEVSSPQEVSTGQTIDEIRQEGLTGRQLRMARRVAQKHGLAPTSDFDAVRLLRAKGIDPFQRANILELVTADKTPAHAEGRDVAKPKVQLPQTVPTGAQTLPSTELSPADRRSEEIMRIQRDIGKRRRRKLMLLLSRLTAFVLLPTMVAGYYYYAIATPMYSTKSEFLILSADGSGGGGGGLGGLLPSQFATGQDAIATQSYLLSKDAMLRLDADVHFRDHFSQPWIDPIQRLHPNASNEKAYKVYKKFVKIGYDPTEGVLRMEVATADPEKSAEFSEKLIAYAENRVDELSQRKRQDGVRTAIESLDQAKAERRAAQERMVTLQEGSVLDPEGEIGNIRQLIGNVELQLQEKQLALNTQLNNSRPNRAKVQALTSEIEVLQVELDKQKARLTQATGGQTSLASQTAEIQMAQADLATADLVLQSALENKRQAEIQANKQVRYLTVSVRPVASQDASFPRAFENTILAFLIFAGMYLMISLTASILREQVSS, from the coding sequence ATGACTACGAAACCCAAGGCTAGAAAATTCCGCATCAAGCGGTCCCCGACCGCTGCGCACCCTCAGGAAACCGCCCCGCAGGCACCTGAGGCAGTTGAATCGCGTCAAGCCGCGGCACCTCAGGCACAGGCGCCTCAGGCGGCAGCGCCACCTCAGGCACGTACTGGCGAAGTCAGCTCGCCCCAAGAGGTCAGCACAGGTCAGACTATCGACGAGATACGCCAAGAGGGTCTGACAGGTCGCCAATTACGCATGGCACGCCGCGTGGCACAGAAACACGGTCTGGCACCTACATCCGATTTCGACGCGGTGCGGCTGTTGCGTGCCAAGGGGATCGACCCATTTCAGCGCGCCAACATTCTGGAACTGGTGACCGCAGACAAAACCCCGGCGCATGCCGAGGGTCGAGACGTCGCCAAACCCAAGGTCCAACTGCCGCAGACTGTACCCACAGGCGCGCAGACCCTGCCATCGACTGAGTTGAGCCCAGCAGATCGTCGCAGCGAAGAAATCATGCGCATCCAGCGCGATATCGGCAAACGTCGCCGCCGCAAGCTGATGTTGTTGTTGTCTCGGCTGACGGCCTTTGTGCTGCTGCCGACGATGGTGGCCGGGTATTACTATTACGCCATTGCGACTCCGATGTATTCAACCAAATCCGAATTCCTGATCCTGTCGGCCGATGGCAGCGGGGGCGGTGGCGGCGGATTGGGTGGTCTGTTGCCCAGCCAGTTTGCTACCGGGCAGGATGCAATCGCGACACAATCCTACCTGTTGTCCAAAGACGCGATGCTGCGGCTTGATGCAGATGTCCATTTTCGCGATCATTTCAGCCAGCCTTGGATCGACCCGATCCAACGCCTGCACCCCAACGCCAGCAATGAAAAGGCCTATAAGGTTTACAAGAAGTTCGTGAAGATCGGCTATGATCCGACCGAAGGCGTGCTGCGCATGGAGGTGGCCACCGCCGATCCGGAAAAAAGCGCCGAATTTTCGGAAAAACTGATCGCTTATGCTGAAAACCGGGTTGATGAATTGAGCCAGCGCAAACGGCAGGACGGGGTGCGCACCGCAATTGAGAGCCTCGATCAGGCCAAGGCCGAACGACGCGCAGCGCAAGAGCGCATGGTCACTCTACAAGAGGGCAGCGTCCTCGATCCCGAGGGCGAGATCGGCAACATCCGGCAGTTGATCGGCAATGTCGAACTACAATTGCAGGAAAAGCAGCTGGCCCTGAACACCCAGTTGAACAACTCGCGCCCAAACCGCGCCAAGGTACAGGCGCTAACCAGCGAAATCGAAGTGTTGCAAGTCGAGCTGGACAAACAAAAAGCGCGCCTGACGCAAGCGACGGGCGGGCAGACATCGCTGGCATCACAGACCGCGGAAATCCAGATGGCGCAGGCCGATCTGGCTACGGCAGATTTGGTGTTGCAATCGGCATTGGAAAACAAACGTCAGGCCGAGATTCAGGCCAACAAGCAGGTGCGTTACCTGACAGTCAGCGTGCGACCCGTGGCATCGCAAGACGCATCGTTTCCGCGGGCGTTCGAGAATACGATCCTCGCATTCCTGATCTTTGCTGGTATGTATCTGATGATCTCGCTTACGGCGTCAATTTTAAGAGAACAGGTATCATCCTGA
- a CDS encoding SDR family oxidoreductase — protein MKSILITGASSGIGRATADTFLQAGWRVGLIARRADRLHDIAQGNARAIPLPTDVTDLDAMKEAFATFLQTAGRLDVLFNNAGTFGPSGTIDEIPLAGFDEVISVNIRGMFIAAQLAFAHMRAQDPQGGRIINNGSLSAHNPRPGSICYTTSKHAITGMTRSLSLDGRPYDIACGQIDIGNARTELVDDLNARAQAANPDAPLMPMMDVQDAARSVLHMAQMPPGANVQFMTVMATKMPYIGRG, from the coding sequence ATGAAATCCATCCTGATCACCGGCGCCAGTTCCGGCATTGGACGCGCCACCGCCGATACCTTTTTGCAGGCTGGATGGCGCGTAGGACTGATCGCACGCCGCGCCGATCGGCTGCACGACATCGCTCAGGGTAATGCCCGCGCGATCCCCTTGCCCACGGACGTGACCGACCTCGACGCCATGAAAGAAGCGTTTGCGACCTTCCTGCAAACAGCCGGACGGCTGGATGTGTTGTTCAACAACGCCGGCACGTTCGGTCCCTCCGGCACCATCGACGAAATCCCGCTCGCCGGTTTCGACGAGGTTATCAGCGTCAACATTCGCGGCATGTTCATAGCGGCACAGCTCGCCTTTGCGCATATGCGGGCACAGGATCCGCAGGGCGGCCGGATCATCAATAACGGCTCGCTTTCGGCCCATAACCCGCGCCCCGGATCAATCTGTTACACCACCAGCAAACACGCGATCACCGGCATGACGCGATCCCTGTCATTGGACGGGCGGCCCTATGACATCGCCTGCGGGCAAATCGACATCGGCAACGCAAGAACAGAGCTGGTGGATGATCTGAACGCCCGCGCGCAGGCCGCCAATCCCGACGCCCCACTGATGCCGATGATGGATGTTCAGGACGCGGCTCGCTCGGTTCTGCACATGGCACAGATGCCACCCGGCGCGAACGTCCAGTTCATGACCGTGATGGCGACCAAGATGCCGTATATCGGGCGCGGTTGA
- a CDS encoding ABC transporter ATP-binding protein yields MLEFENVSKSFWTGTQRKVILDRVSFRVELGKSMGILAPNGTGKTTLINMMAGLEKPDEGDIRRNCRISFPLGFMGGVIGKISAMENSRYIARLYGLDPDYVEAFCRWMCNLGEYFDQPLGTYSSGMKARFTFALMLALDFDIYLIDEGMPNSTDVEFNRKAGEILKERLRTTTVVIVSHQAKTLEKFATSAAVLMGGQLYMFDTLEEAKQLYDYETQG; encoded by the coding sequence ATGCTCGAATTTGAAAACGTCAGCAAGTCCTTCTGGACGGGCACACAGCGCAAGGTGATCCTTGATCGCGTCTCCTTTCGTGTGGAACTGGGCAAAAGCATGGGAATCCTTGCGCCCAACGGCACCGGCAAGACGACGCTGATCAACATGATGGCCGGGCTGGAAAAGCCTGACGAAGGCGACATTCGTCGAAACTGCCGCATCAGTTTCCCTCTTGGGTTCATGGGCGGGGTTATCGGCAAGATTTCGGCGATGGAAAACAGCCGGTATATCGCGCGGCTCTATGGCCTCGACCCCGATTACGTCGAGGCATTCTGCCGATGGATGTGTAATTTGGGAGAATATTTTGACCAGCCGCTGGGCACATATAGCTCGGGCATGAAGGCACGCTTTACCTTCGCGCTGATGCTGGCACTCGATTTTGACATTTATCTGATCGACGAGGGCATGCCCAATTCGACCGATGTGGAGTTCAATCGAAAGGCGGGCGAAATCCTGAAAGAGCGGCTGCGCACGACAACGGTCGTGATTGTCTCGCATCAGGCCAAGACGCTGGAAAAATTTGCGACCTCTGCCGCCGTGTTGATGGGTGGGCAGCTGTATATGTTTGATACCTTGGAAGAGGCAAAGCAACTCTATGACTACGAAACCCAAGGCTAG
- the kdsA gene encoding 3-deoxy-8-phosphooctulonate synthase — translation MTTVEFRGLRVGNDQPLTIIAGPCQLESTDHAQMIAGQMQEVCRSAGAQFVFKGSFDKANRTSMSGKRGLGVDEGLKVMHAVKDALDVPVLTDVHLPDQCAPVAEVCDVLQIPAFLCRQTDLLIAAGETGAVINVKKGQFLAPWDMPNVISKIESTGNTRILLTERGTSFGYNTLVADMRSLPQMAQTGYPVVMDATHSVQQPGGMGGSSGGQREFAPVMARAAVSLGIAAVFIETHEAPDTAPSDGPNMIPLDRMDALITSLMAFDRLAKSDPMQLQK, via the coding sequence ATGACCACTGTAGAATTTCGCGGTCTACGCGTCGGGAACGATCAACCGCTGACCATTATCGCCGGACCATGCCAACTGGAATCGACCGATCACGCCCAGATGATCGCAGGCCAGATGCAAGAAGTCTGCCGCAGTGCGGGCGCGCAGTTCGTCTTTAAGGGGTCGTTCGACAAGGCTAACCGCACCTCAATGAGCGGCAAGCGCGGCCTTGGCGTCGACGAAGGGCTAAAGGTGATGCACGCGGTCAAGGACGCGCTGGATGTGCCCGTCCTGACCGATGTCCACCTGCCTGACCAATGCGCCCCGGTGGCAGAGGTCTGCGACGTGCTGCAAATCCCTGCATTTTTGTGCCGTCAAACTGACCTGTTGATCGCGGCGGGCGAAACCGGCGCAGTCATCAATGTAAAAAAGGGGCAGTTTCTGGCCCCTTGGGATATGCCGAATGTCATTTCCAAGATCGAAAGCACCGGAAACACCCGTATCCTGCTGACCGAACGCGGCACATCCTTTGGCTATAACACCCTCGTCGCCGACATGCGGTCCCTGCCGCAGATGGCACAGACCGGCTATCCCGTCGTCATGGACGCGACGCATTCCGTGCAGCAACCCGGCGGTATGGGCGGCAGCAGTGGCGGTCAACGTGAGTTCGCTCCTGTGATGGCCCGCGCTGCGGTATCTCTGGGCATCGCTGCCGTGTTCATCGAAACCCACGAAGCGCCAGACACCGCCCCCTCGGACGGTCCCAACATGATCCCACTGGACCGGATGGACGCGCTGATTACATCGCTGATGGCGTTTGACCGGCTTGCTAAATCCGACCCCATGCAACTACAGAAGTAA